Within Limnothrix sp. FACHB-406, the genomic segment CTCGGCCAGGTCGGTTAACCGCTTACACTAAGCTCTACCCCCACCACCCACCTCGATCGAATCGGTATCATCTCCCATCCTTAAACCAGCCGTTTCCCCCATGACCGCGTCTACCAATTTCACGACTGCGCCCGCTTTAACCGCTCCGGTGTCGCCACCCCTGATCCGTCGCGATCGCTGCCATGAGAGCAAAGGCGATTGTACTTGGGCGATCGACGCGCGGCATGTTGACATGCGCTACAGCGGTGGCGATGAAGCCATCCATGTGCTGAAGGATGTGAGCCTGCGGGTGAAGCGGGGAGACATTCAATTGCTGATGGGGCCGTCGGGGTCGGGCAAAACCACGCTGCTGTCAATTTTGGCGGGCATTTTGACCCCCACTAGCGGCCATGTGGATCTGCTGGGCCAGGCAATTACCCAGTTGGCTCCAAAGCAGTTGGCTAATTTCCGGCTCCAAAATATTGGATTTGTGTTTCAGGGGTTCAATCTGTTTCCGGCTCTGTCGGCGGCGGAAAACGTGGAAGTGGCCCTGAATTTAAAGGGCATTCGCGGCCCCCAGGCTAAGAAGATGGCGCGAAAGTTGCTCGATCGCGTGGCCTTGAGCCATCGAGCGGATCATCTGCCCAAGGTGATGTCGGGTGGGGAAAAACAACGGGTGGCGATCGCCCGGGCCTTGGCGGGCCATCCACCGCTGATTTTGGCCGATGAACCAACGGCCGCGTTGGACTCCCGCAATGGTCATGGGGTGATGGAACTGTTGCGGAGTTTGGCCAAGGAAGATGGCAGCACGATCGTGATTGTGACCCACGATCCCCGAATTATGGATATTGCCGATCGGGTGGCCCACTTGGAAGATGGCGAATTGAGCAATTGAACTGAGCAATTAAGCTGAGTAATTGAGCTGAGCAATTAGGGGCAACTCCGCACGGGTTTTGGCTATTTGCCCAACTTGCCCATGGCGCGATCGGCTTCTTGCTGTAACTGTTGGCGACCGTTGCGAATGACCCGCAGCATGTCGCCCAGTTGTCGCTCAATGCTGCCCAAGACCCGATCGGCATAATCATCGGCCCCATCTTGGATGGCTTCGCATTCCGAAATGGCGGCCCGCCGCATTTCTTCCAGCTCAGCGGCGGCGGCCTGGCGCGTCTGGTCTAATTCATTCAGCAGCCGATCGCGTGCGGCCTGGCATTCTTCTTCCACTTGCTGCCGAATGGAGTCCGCCTCCAGTTGGGCATGGCGCACCAGCTCCGTTTCGGAAATGGCGCGGGCGGCCTGCTGTTTGGCCCCTTCGATGATGTCTTTGGCCTGCTGCTGGGCTTCAAAGAGAATTTGCTCCCGTTGCCGCACGATCGCCTCGGCCTCCCGAAAGGCGGCGGGCAAATTCAGCCGCACCGAATCCAGTTGGTCCAGCAACACTTCCTCATCCACCAAGGTGCGTCGCCCGAAGGGAATACGGGGACTGTCCAGCACAATTTCTTCGAGCCGATCGAGGGCCCGTTGCACATCAAAACCGCTCGATCGCCCCTGGGGACTCGCCGCCGATTGCGTCTCATTCGCTGCTGGTTCCGCCGCCGAAGCTGCCGAATCCGCTACGGGCTGGGGGGCGAAACCAGAGGCATCTGAGGAAAACATCGCTGAATCTCCGCAACAACAGGATCGGGAACGAGGCGATCGACCGGGCCACCAAAGCGGGCGATCTCTTTCACCAGGCTACTACTCAAAAAACTATACTCATTGCGCGTTGCCAAAAAGACGGTCTCGATCGCCTCGGAGAGCGTCTTGTTGGTATGGGCCATTTGCAGCTCGTACTCAAAATCCGACAACACGCGCAATCCCCGTAATAATACGGTTGCCTTTTGTTGTCGAGCGTACTCCACCGTCAAACCATTGAAGGTATCGACCTTAACATTGCTTAAATGGCTGGTCGATCGCTCAATCAGTTCAATCCGTTGGGCAACCTCGAACAGGGGTTGTTTATTGGGATTGCGCAACACCGCCACAATCACCTGATCGAACAGTTGGCAGCCTCGCTCAATGATATCCAAATGCCCCAAGGTGATGGGGTCAAAACTCCCCGGATAGATCGCCCTGACACCCATATGGTCTCTGCTCTAGCTCAATTGGATCAGAAAATTCAGAGGACTTAGCAAATTTACTTCAGGAATTGGGGTTCAGCATTCACGGAGTCTGCACCCGTTCTAGATATTGCGCCGTCAGCAGATAAGCCCCATTGGCAAACCGAATGGCCCAACAGTTCCCGGGCCGGCAACCCAATACCGTTCCCAAGTCCCCGATCGTCAAAACCGACGGCGGACGCAACATGGGCATGGGTTCCGCCGTTTTGACGTAGGGCGGCAGGGCCACAAGCCGCACCCGATCGCCCGCGGCCAGGGTGAAACGGTCAGAGTCTTGCAATTCGCTCATAGGTCAGGAATCAGGTTAGGACACGGGTTTGCACGCGGGTCGGGACTGGAGTTGAGGTCTGAATCGGGATGTAAATCGGGATTGGAATCGAGAGCTGGCAAATTGGGATGGCTGAATGAAAACTCAACCGAACCCGATCGCCCCTTCCCCCCGTCCAGACTAGCACCCGGCTTTCAGTGGCTGACCCGTCGCAAACGAATCGCCCCTAGCGCCTATCGCAAGCCGTTATCGCAAGCCAGTATCGCAAGCTGGCATCGCAAATTTGTATTCTTGCTTTCAGTTGTTTGCGCCGGTTGATTGCCCACCGGTTTTGCCATGATGGTCGATCGCCCTTTGCCCGCCGAACCTACCAAGCTCCCAAGGTTTCGGTGCTTAGACCTGCTGCGGGGTCTGGCGATCGCAGCCATGATCTTGGTGAACAATCCGGGCAGTTGGGCCCAGGTTTATCCCCCCCTGCTCCACGCCGAGTGGCACGGCTTCACGCCCACAGATTTGGTCTTTCCGCTGTTTTTGTTCGTGGTTGGGGGAGCCATGGCCTTCTCCTTGGGGCGCGTGGCGGAAAAGGCCCCACTCGATCGCCCCCAACAGCGGCAAATCCATCGCAAATTGCTGCAACGGGTGCTGATTTTATTTGGCTTAGGCTTAGCCCTGAATGCCTCCACCCTGTTGATGCGGACTTGGTTTGAAGGGGCCCCGCTCCTCTGGGAAAAATGGCGAATTTTGGGTGTTTTGCAGCGGATTGCCTTGGCCTATGGTGCTTCGGCGCTCCTGGTTTTGCACTGCTCTCGGCGGGCCCAAGCGATCGCCGTGGCGGGCCTGTGGTTGGGCTATTGGGCCCTGTTGAGCACCACGCCGCTTACGCCTGATGGTTCGATCGTCGGTTGGGTCGATCGAACCCTGCTCGGCGCAAGTCATCTCTACCAACTCACCCTGAATCAACAAACCGTGGCCTTTGACCCGGAAGGACTGTTGAGCACCCTTCCCGCGATCGGGTCTACCCTAGCGGGCTATTGGGCGGTGCAGTGGCTGAAAACCCAGCCCATCAAAGCCCTCACCGCCTGGCGCTTGACGGGGGCCGGCGTAGGGGCGATCGCCCTGGGTCGCCTCTGGGATTTGGCGCTACCGCTGAATAAGCAACTTTGGACCAGTTCCTATGCGCTCTATGCCGCCGGTTGGTCGATCGTCTTGCTCGCAGGGTGCTATGCCCTCACGGAAATCCGGCGCGCCCACGGCATTAGCCGCCCCTTTGAAATTTTTGGGATGAACGCAATCACGGCTTTTGTGGGTTCCGGGTTGGTGGGTCGGCTGCTGAATCGCACCCACATTGGCAGCGGCCCCGATGCCCCCAGCACCTACCAATGGCTCTATCAAACCCTGTTCGCTTCCTGGGCGGGCCCCATGAGCGGCTCGCTGCTGTTTGCGATCGCGATGGTGCTGCTGTGGTGGTTGGCCATGTATGGGTTCTATCGCCGGGGCTGGTTTCTGAAGGTTTGAGGCTTGAGACCGCGACGAGTATGGGCTGGCAACGTTGAGAATTGGGGAATTTGCAGAGCAATTAGCAACCCGATCGACCCGATCGTCGCGCCTCATTTCCCACTCATCTGGGACTCATCTTGCCCGCCTACCTTGGTAAATGTGGACAGGCAACCCAGCAACTCCAACCAGCGCGATCGCCTCAAACCTTGTTGTGTAGAGACCCTGTGGATTCCTCAGGGGTGCTGCCTTGCCGTCGCCACGCCAGGTTTCTCAGTGTCACCCAATCTTTAGGTTCCAAGGACTGAATGGTTATGAAACGGACTGTTGTAGCGTTGGTTTTGGCTATGAGCGCGATCGCCCCGGTTGCTGCCATGGCCGTTGCACAAACCCCCTCTGCCACCCTAGCCCAGCAAAGCCGCGTCACCCTGCCCAAACAGTCAACCAGGGTGCTCAAGTCCGGAAACTTCATGGCCCTGGAGCATCCCACCCAAGGCACAGCCCGAATCGTGATGGAAGGCTCTCAGAAAATTCTGGAATTTGGCAATAACTTCCGCAGTGACAGCGGCCCAGCTCTGAGGGTGGTGTTGCATCGATCTGCCCGACCGGGAATGCAACTAACGGAAGGCCAATACGTGGTGTTGAGTGCGTTGCAAAAAACCTCCGGTTCCCAACGTTACGTGATCCCCAACAATCTCAATTTGGCGCAATACCAATCCGTGGCCATTTGGTGCCAACAGTTCAATGCCACCTTTGGGGCCGCAACGCTGAACTAGAATTCCGTTGATTTTGAAGTTGTGAATCAGAGCCATACCCAACCCAATTGGCATCCAGCGATTTAGCACAATGTCGCTCATGGCTAAGTAGCTAATGGCCAAGTGATTAGTGGCCAGGTGATGAGCGGCCAGTGCCAATGGATCGTCAACGGATTAAGTAATCGGCCAGGGTTTGGGCATGGTTCCACCATCGGGGGCCGCCCACCCAGTTGCGGGAAGGCAAATGCCCGATCGGGGCATCGGCTCGAAACTGAAAGGTCTCGTCTCGGGTGTCGGAGCGGCTGCCGGGCCAACCCACTGTCTGGCAAAACTGGTTATAGTCCCGGCTTTGAAGGATCAGGCGGCTTTGGATCATCAGCCCAAAGCGGCCGTGGCTGTAGTGCATCCACAGCAGGTCGATCGCCAGCAAATCGGGCCGGCTGAGGCGGGGAATGTCGCCCACTTGCACAAAACGCCGTCGCCCGTCCAGTTGCTGACAGAGCAGTTGGCGGGTTAGTTCGTCGGCCTGTTGCCATTCCCCGGTGGCTAAGAGCCGCTCTAGGGGGTGGTAATCGAGGCCCACCACGGACACCACCACGCCCCGATCGCACAGGGGAGTTTTGACCAGTCGGGATGGCAACAACCGATTTAGCCAAGGGGGTTGGGGCGCGGACAGGCTGGGCAAGGGGCGAAAGGGCGGCTGGTTGCTGCTGCCCAAGCCGGTTTGGGTGGGCACTTCGTGGCTGGGCAGTCGTAGGGGAAAGGTGGTGATGGTGGGTTGGTCGTTGGGGGATGCGGCGGGCCGATCGACTCGTGCTCGTTGCTTTTCGGGGGTTGGCGCTGGCTGGGGCGATCGATCCAAAGCGGCCAACATGTCGGCGGCGGTGGCGTAGCGCTGACCGGTGGCTCGGGTAACGGCGCGATCGAGCACCGTCCCCAATCGGGGCGGGATCGTGACCCTTGGGGGCAAAAAATCTCGCCAAACCCAAGCATCGCTGGTGCTGTCGCGCAGCATGAAGGGCGACACCCCCGTTAGCAACCGCAAGCAGGTAACACCCAAGCTATAGAGATCGCTGGCGGGCAGAGCTTTGCCGGCCAGTTGCTCCGGGGCGATATATTCCGGGGAGCCAATCACCGTGCCGGTTTTGTCCCACCAATAGGGATCAATCACCTTGGCGATGCCGAAGTCGATCAGCACCATTCGCCGATCGCTCAGGCGGCGAATGAAGTTGCTGGGCTTGATGTCCCGATGCACCACGCCGCGATCGTGCACGAATTGCAAAATTGGCAACACATCCCGCAGCAAGGCTTCGACTTTGCGAGCAGACCAAGGGCCGCCCAGGGCTTCGCGATTCAGGGTGGGCCCTTCGATCCATTCCTGCATTAAATAAATGGTTTGGTCAGCTTCCACAAAGTCCAAAAACTGAGGAATTTGGGGATGGGATCCGAGATCGGCCAACAGGCGAGCTTCGCTGGTGAACAGGCGACGGGCTTTGGGATCTTCCGCAAAGGAACCCACCAACTGTTTGATCACGCAGGGGGGGCGATCGGGCTGGGTTAGGTCTTTGGCCAAAAAAGTGTAGCCAAATCCACCGCGTCCGATCGGGGATTGGGGCAAGTAGCGATCGCCCAGCCGCAGCGGTCGGCCACAGGCAGCACAGTTCGCTGCATGATCGTCATTTTCGGGGGCCGTGCAACGGGAGTTTAAGCAGTAGCTCATGACGGGGGATGTGGATGCAAACCAGGATCTGAATCTTGGTGGCTGCTGAGTTCACCGATTAACCAATAGGTGATCATTTCGCCTTTGCCCTTCACAGCAATTGTGCCCCGTTGCTCCAAGTGGAAATAGCTGTGCAGGCGATCGAAGGCCGCTTGGCTGACTTGAATTCGCCCCGGCTGCCCCAGGGTTTCCATCCGGCTGGCCACATTCACCGTGTCGCCCCAGAGGTCATAGACCAGCTTTTTCATCCCAATCACCCCGGCTACGGCGCTGCCGCTGTGGATGCCAATTCGCAACCGAAAAGGGCTGCCATCGGGCTTGCGATATTGCCCGATCGCCTGTTGCATGGCCAGGGCTAAATGGGCGATCGCAAAGGCGCTGTTCGATCGGGGCTTGGGCACACCGCCCACCACCATGTAGGCATCCCCGATCGTCTTGATTTTTTCCAGGCCGTATTGCTCCACCAGATCATCAAAGGTGCAAAACACATCATTCAGGAATTGCACCACCACCGTTGGCGGGTGCTGGGCGGCAAAGCTGGTGAAATCCACGAGATCCGCAAACAAAACGGTCACATCGTTGAAGGTTTCCGCCACGGTTTGGGAGCCGCTGGCCAGTTGTTCCGCCACGCCAGCGGGCAAGATGTTGTGCAACAGGTCGTTGATGCGATCGGTCTGGGCCGCCAGTTCAGCCGTGCGGCGGGCCACGCGCTGCTCTAGTTCACGGTTGAGGGCCGCGAGCGATCGCGCCGATCGGGAGCGCTCGGATTCCGCCGCCGACAGCACCATCGAAGTAATCGTGATTACGCCCAAAAAGGCCTGCAAAAACAGCACCGCCTGTTGGGTGCTGCTGGCTTTGGCCACAAAGGGGCCCATCCCAAAGGCCGTGCCCCCGATCGCGATCGCTGAAATCAGAAATGACCCCACCGCTGCGGCCCTTGGCCCAAACTGCATCCCCGCCCACACCACCAGGGGAAAGGGCAAATATTCCAAAGGATAGCGAGCAATATCCGCCTCCGTTTGGGCCCAAAAGACAATGCCGCTACTGCCGAGTAATAGCCCGAGCCAAAGGGTGCGCAGGAGCGATCGGCGCGTGCTTTTGTGTCGGCGCAGGCGGGTGATTCGTTGCCAATCTTGTTGCTGGAGTTGGGCCACCATCAAAATCAGCGGCACAAAGACCAATATCCCCATGGCATCGCCCAAAAACCAGCCCCAACGCACCGTCGCAAACTCCGACCAAGGCAAGTTGCCGGTTAAGCACAGGGCCAACACACCGCAGGTGCAATTAATTTGGGGGGCAATTAGCACACCGCTGACCAAAAACTTCAGCACATTCGACACGCGATCGAACACATTGCTGCCCCCCAGCCGCCGAAACAGCCACACCCCAAGAACAGCCTGAACCGTTGCGCCCGTGCAGCCAAACAGTCCCAACAGGGGAATGGTGATCCCTGAGTGGATCAGGTCATAGAAATTGATGCCGATGGCGATCGCCGGCCACAGCCGAAAACCACCCAACATCAGGGCCGCTTGGGCAATGCCGGCCGAGGGCCAAACCGCCGTGCCAATTTGGTGCAACCCCGGCAGGGACACGGCCACATAGGCCGCGAGTCCGTAGGCGATCGCCACCACAATAATAATTGACCCGACCAGTTCTCCTCGGGAGCCGGGTTGCGCAAGTTTCCCAAATTTAACCAGCCAGCGATGATTCAAAATCCGTTGGGCGCTTGCTTGGGGAGCCTAGTGGGGAGGGAGCGATCGGGGGTGGATCGGACGCAATGCTAATGGAGATCCTAATGCGAGAAACGCTGAAGCATCGATCAAGGCCGGCGCTGGAAAATCGGGATAAGGACGATGAGTTCCTGGATTAGTTCATGAGCGGGGCATTTTCAATCATGAATTAGGTCTCATGAGTGGGGTCACGAGTTGAGTAATTGGATTGGGTGATTGGGTTGGGTAATTGAGATTGGCCGATCGCCCAAAATGGCCATCACCAAACGGCCACAATCAAGATGGCTATCAGATTCAATAGCAGTTGACAGAACACCAAGCCTTGGGGATGATGGTAAATCGGCGCTTAGTCAGCCAACGACGACCTAGCGACCCCCGATCGCCCCGCTTGTTTGAAACGGCTGCGATCGCGTCGCGTTGCAATCTTGCTCGGATCGGGTCGAGCAAAAGCCAGCCTCCGCGCCAGCTACCCGTACGGCAACCCTCATTTTCGGAACTTCCATGGCCTACGCAATTGTTGAAACCAGCGGCACACAACTTTGTGTCGAACCGGGTCGTTTCTATGACGTGAACCGGGTGTTCGCAGAAGTAGACGAAACCGTTACGCTCGATCGCGTTCTGTTGGTTCGCGACGGCGAAACGATCGACATCGGCGCACCCACCCTCGAAGGGGCCACCGTCACCGCCAAAGTGCTGCGCCACTTCCGCGGCCGGAAGATTATTGTTTATAAGATGCGCCCCAAAAAGAAAACCCGCAAAAAGCAAGGTCATCGCCAAGAATTGACCCGTTTGGTGATTGAGTCGATCACCTACGGTGGCAAGACCGTTGCGGCGGAATAAATCGATCGGGAATTGCTTTGGTTCATCTCCATCAGCCCGCTGGTGGTTGCATGGGCCAAGGCGCGATCGAGTGGCAGCCCCCACAGTAGCGAAATTCAACCGAAGTTTTTAGAGGTAGCTCGTCATGGCTCATAAAAAAGGGACAGGTAGTACTCGTAACGGTCGCGACTCTAATTCCAAGCGCTTGGGTGTGAAGCGCTACGGCGGTCAAATCGTCCGCGCTGGAAACATCCTGGTGCGTCAACGGGGCACTCAGTTCCACCCCGGCAACAATGTGGGTCGCGGCAACGATGACACCCTGTTCGCCTTAGTGGATGGTGTGGTGACCTTCGAGCGTCGCGGCAAGAGCGGCAAAAAGGTCAGCGTTTATCCCGCTGCTGCTGCTGTCGAAGCCTAGGGACTTTCTCCGTCTCTCAGCATCGCTCATTAGATTGACCTTTGAGGGGCGATCGAGCGATCCAGGATCAGAACATTCAGCCATCATTGGGCGAATTTTTTGAACTCTGGATCTAAGGCTTGATCGCCCCTTAAGTCATGGCTGGATCGATTGCGGCTCCCAACCCGATCGCCCTAGGCAAGGGGCTTAAGCCCCTTGTCCCTCACGACTTCGCAACGGCAATGTCAGGGTTTTGGGCGATTTGACAACAGACCCCAAGGCCCCTTGCCCCTCACGATTTTGCAGCGACAGAACAGGGAGTTGGGGGATTGGGCCACGGCTCCTAGTCCACCAGCCGCTTAATTTCCCCGCAAACGCGATAAAACTGTCCCCGGGCCGATTCCCGCAACTCGCTCACCACATACTTAGCGCCCTCTTCGCGCACATTGCGGGGAAACTGCACATTCCAATCGGCATGGTAACCAGGGGACAAAACCCGCACTCGCAACTTGTCCCGATCGCGCACACATTGCACCACGATGCCTTCGCCGGGACTGCTGACCCGTTCCACCACATCCGAAACCGCCGTGCCTTCCCCTTGGGGTGCAAGAATTTCAGCCGGTGCGGGGATTTGCCCCTGCTGGGCCGCCTCGATCGCCTCGGGACTCACATCCAAACAAGCCAAATAGCCATTGGTCGTCACCAAATACAACCGGCGATCGTGCCATTGCATAGACAGGGCCGATCCGCAGCCGCTTGCTAACTTCCAAAGCCGTGTTCCGGTGCGATCGAAACAATAAATTGACGAGCAATTATCCCCCGCAAAAATATATTGCCCCGCCGCATCAGCCGCACAAGAATAAACCGCTGAATCGCACTGGCATTGGGTTAATAATTCGCCCTGCTTGCTGAACTCATAAACCAATTTACTGCTCGTGCCTGCATAAACCGTGGAGCACCCTTGCCAACCAAATAGCACAGAGCCTTTGGTGGGTTGTTGCCATTGCACGCGCCCTTCCAAAAAGTCATAGCAGGTGATGCCATTGCTGTGACCGTGGTAGATTCCTTGGTCATCACAACGCACCATCCAACCGGCTTGGCCCGTGGAAAGCCTAGTCCAATTGCGCTCTTCATCTTCCGGGTGAAACAGCGCCACCTGACCATTTTGATCGGAAACGCCTAGCCATCCGTCATAAATATCGAGCCAATAAATGTCGATGTTTTCTTCAATTTCATAGGCCAGTCGTGGCAGTTTTCCCGACAAGTCATAGACATTGCCGTCATCGCAACCGGCATAGAACCATAAATCATCGGCTACCAAACATTTCACACCGTCGGGTAGCTGAAATTGATTGAGAACTTGGCCTTCCAAGTCAAGAGCAAACACTTGGCCCGATTGATTGCCTACCCAACAGGCGGTGGGGCCGATGAAAATGCCAAAGGCGGCGGCTCCGGAGTTGAATTGCCACAGCACGGGGGCCGATCGGGCGGTGGAGCGACTGCTGGTGACCTGGCGGCGCGTGACGGAACGCTTGGGCCGGCCCCCTTGCACGGCGGGTTCATAGCCCTTGCGCAGTTTTTCTTGAATCTTTTTTTGGGCAGCGGCCTGGGCTTTTTCGGGGGTGGGATAGTCCTGGGTTTGCAGCCGTCCAGAATCCCCGATTCGGCCGTAGCGGATGCTGACGGTGGTGTCTTGCACCGTGACTTCATAGAACTTGTGGGATCCGCCGTCGGCTTCTGACAGCTCCAGGTAGGTGACGGAATGGCTCATGGGGGGGCTGAGGGAGAGTTGAAATCTGCCCGATCGGGAAGACTTGCTCCAACCTAGCTTCTGTGGATGGGTTGATCAACTGATTGCCAATGGGGGGCAATTTGGACGGCAGGATGACTGAATTCCCCGATCGCGCCACCCGATCGCGCTACCCGATCGCGCCACCTGATCGCGTCACCCGATCGCCTCAAATACCTCAAAGGGCCGATTGACTCAGCCAGGCGATCGCCTCGCGAATCCACCGCTCTGGATCGCCTTCCTTGCTGAGGGCGGTTTGCTGGCCCACGGCCTCCAAGGCTTGGGTCACTTCCCGATCGCTGTAGCCCAGAGCCAGAAGGGTCATTTCCACATCTTCCCGCACCAGCCCCACCGGCCCGGCCGCGGGCGTGGTGGACAGCCCCGACTGATCGCGCCATTCCGCCAACTTGGTCTTTAGTTCTAGGGCGATTCGGCCGGCGGTTTTGGGGCCAATGCCGGGGGTTTTTGCCAGCAGGTTGGCGTTGCCGCTGACGATCGCTTGGATTAGCACCGGTAATTCCAGGCGATCGAGCAGGGCGATCGCCAACTGCGGCCCCACGCCATTCACGGCAATCAGTTGACGAAACAGATCCCGCTCCGCCACCGTGGCAAACCCAAATAGCAACCATCGATCGTCTCGCAGTTGCAAATGGGTGAAAACCTGTACCGTTTCGCCAATCATCCATTCCATGGTCGATCGGGGCAACAGTTGCACTTCATAGCCCACCTGAGCCACATCCAACAGCCCGATCGCCCGATTGCCCTGCACCTGAAGGGCTACAACCTGACCACGCAACGATCCAATCATTCGCGCCTCATTCGCGCCTATTTACCCACCATCACCGGCCGCACCGGTCGGGGCCGCTCCGTCACCGTCGTGGGGCCACAGCTCCGGTATTCATAGGCATCGCAGGGCGCATAGCAATTGTTGGGCCGCCAGCATTCAGAAGCCCACAGTAACGGCCGCCACAGGCAGGAGCCATCTGGGCATTCCTGCAAAGCCGGTGACAACAACTGCAACACGATGAGATAGGACACCACACCCATGAATATGCGCGTACCGACAAACATTGCAATTCACCTCCTCTGTTAGGGCTATTGCTAGGGCGATCGATTGGGGCCATCCTACCCTAATCGTCCTAGCGGGTTCGAGGGAGTTTCGCCACCCATTGGGGCCAGAACTCCCGGATGGTTTCAGGCTTGAGCTTAGGCAGGCTTGAGCTTAGGCAGGCTTGAGCTTAGGCAGGCTTAAGCTTAGGTTTGAATCACCGGAATTTTTGCAGCACTATTCAACGCCTCTAGGGCTTCTTCAGTGCGTTCTTCTCGTTTCAGCTCGGTGAGATCGCCATTCAGGGCATGATCTAAATTCTGATTTAAATCATCATTGCGGTCAGAGTTGCGGTCAGGATTGCGGTCAGGGGTTCGATCTCCACTGCGCTGACTGCTTGGATCCTCTTTGCGATCGCCAGGATCGGGCGGAACCACCGAATCTTCCGGTTCATGCTCCACCACAAACACATTGGAATAAAGATTTGCAATCACTTGCTTGCCCTGCTGAGTCAGGCGCAAATATTCCAATGCATCTTTCACATAGGGAAAAACACCATTCCAATAGAATTTGGGATAGTTTTTGCGCAGATCACCCGGGTGGGCATAGCCTAAATATTGATTGGTGCCAGTTTCTTCAAATTCGTAATAAAGTGCGCTGATTTTATTCAGATAGCGCGGATCGGACAATTGACCAATTAAATCTGAAGCCCGCACCATGCCTGGATAGTTCAGGGTGTCTTGGTGATCTTCTTCCTTGGGAACCGGGAAGCGGGTGAGTTCAATGTTGCGCTCGATCGCCTCGGAGTCAATTAATTTGTGACCCCCAAAGCGTTCCTTTATAAACATTTTGGCGCGATCGACATGGTAGGGCGTGAGGCTGGCATCGGAGGCCCCCGGCCGCAGCTTCACCAACTCATCTCCGCGGCCGGTGGCGTAGTAGCGGCCATTGTCTAGGCGACAAACCCCTTTGACATAGCCAATGTCGTGACAGAGCAGG encodes:
- the rplU gene encoding 50S ribosomal protein L21 — encoded protein: MAYAIVETSGTQLCVEPGRFYDVNRVFAEVDETVTLDRVLLVRDGETIDIGAPTLEGATVTAKVLRHFRGRKIIVYKMRPKKKTRKKQGHRQELTRLVIESITYGGKTVAAE
- the rpmA gene encoding 50S ribosomal protein L27 translates to MAHKKGTGSTRNGRDSNSKRLGVKRYGGQIVRAGNILVRQRGTQFHPGNNVGRGNDDTLFALVDGVVTFERRGKSGKKVSVYPAAAAVEA
- a CDS encoding WGR domain-containing protein, which produces MSHSVTYLELSEADGGSHKFYEVTVQDTTVSIRYGRIGDSGRLQTQDYPTPEKAQAAAQKKIQEKLRKGYEPAVQGGRPKRSVTRRQVTSSRSTARSAPVLWQFNSGAAAFGIFIGPTACWVGNQSGQVFALDLEGQVLNQFQLPDGVKCLVADDLWFYAGCDDGNVYDLSGKLPRLAYEIEENIDIYWLDIYDGWLGVSDQNGQVALFHPEDEERNWTRLSTGQAGWMVRCDDQGIYHGHSNGITCYDFLEGRVQWQQPTKGSVLFGWQGCSTVYAGTSSKLVYEFSKQGELLTQCQCDSAVYSCAADAAGQYIFAGDNCSSIYCFDRTGTRLWKLASGCGSALSMQWHDRRLYLVTTNGYLACLDVSPEAIEAAQQGQIPAPAEILAPQGEGTAVSDVVERVSSPGEGIVVQCVRDRDKLRVRVLSPGYHADWNVQFPRNVREEGAKYVVSELRESARGQFYRVCGEIKRLVD
- the ruvA gene encoding Holliday junction branch migration protein RuvA, which codes for MIGSLRGQVVALQVQGNRAIGLLDVAQVGYEVQLLPRSTMEWMIGETVQVFTHLQLRDDRWLLFGFATVAERDLFRQLIAVNGVGPQLAIALLDRLELPVLIQAIVSGNANLLAKTPGIGPKTAGRIALELKTKLAEWRDQSGLSTTPAAGPVGLVREDVEMTLLALGYSDREVTQALEAVGQQTALSKEGDPERWIREAIAWLSQSAL